The following are encoded in a window of Syngnathoides biaculeatus isolate LvHL_M chromosome 3, ASM1980259v1, whole genome shotgun sequence genomic DNA:
- the LOC133497594 gene encoding uncharacterized protein LOC133497594 isoform X2, with translation MCAKIVKEEEYEEEIWRTKEKERKGRDAVSKQPGDVLHTADAGREDLRPAHFKVEEEPWPSRIKREEQEDDISKLPSTGVIVKSEEGDGDRRGGDQSDSLSAPRSDRDSVMSHSSDNDNNDEEEEEEDSKGRL, from the exons ATGTGCGCCAAAATAGTGAAGGAAGAAGAGTACGAGGAGGAAATTTGGCGGACCaaagagaaggaaagaaaaggaCGGGACGCTGTTTCCAAGCAGCCTGGAGACGTCTTACACACAGCAG ACGCCGGTCGAGAAGATCTTCGTCCTGCGCACTTCAAAGTTGAAGAGGAGCCTTGGCCTTCTCGCATTAAACGCGAAGAGCAAGAGGACGACATCAGCAAGCTTCCATCGACTGGTGTCATTGTGAAAAGTGAGGAAGGTGATGGAGACCGTCGTGGAGGCGACCAGTCGGACAGCCTCTCAGCTCCACGTTCGGATCGGGATAGCGTAATGTCGCACTCATCTGACAATGACAataatgatgaggaggaggaggaggaagactcTAAAG
- the LOC133497640 gene encoding gastrula zinc finger protein XlCGF7.1-like, with translation MWAKCMKEEEEDPEELCRMKEEPRNVSHGAGDVSEGGLPEQQKPQWRHIKEEEEDPDPPRIKEEEQEFPLTGVVLKSEDDNEEEGDGDASGRSQADDLFAPVSDDDDITSHSSDGDEQDFKGDGTCHPDNEYSHGGKTFYVKSLLNGDERTLPCEKTFACSVCGKTFNRKTTLTTHARTHTGEKPFACSVCGKTFSDKTNLTTHTRTHTGEKRFACSVCGQRFSSKTNLTVHTRTHTGEKPFACLVCAQRFTQKGDLKIHHRTHTGEKPFACSVCSKSFSKKTNLTTHTMIHTGEKPFSCTVCNKSFHIKYELKRHKCGGDKRSSQ, from the exons ATGTGGGCAAAATgtatgaaagaagaagaagaggacccGGAGGAACTTTGTCGGATGAAAGAGGAGCCCCGAAACGTGTCACACGGAGCAG GAGACGTTAGTGAGGGAGGTCTTCCTGAGCAGCAGAAGCCACAGTGGCGCCACattaaagaggaggaggaggatccAGACCCTCCTCGCATTAAAGAAGAAGAGCAGGAGTTTCCGTTGACTGGTGTTGTTCTGAAAAGTGAAGATGATAACGAAGAAGAAGGTGACGGGGACGCCAGTGGTAGATCACAAGCAGACGACCTCTTCGCTCCGGTATCAGACGACGATGACATAACGTCACACTCCTCTGACGGCGATGAACAAGACTTTAAAGGTGATGGAACATGTCACCCCGACAACGAATATTCTCACGGTGGAAAAACTTTTTACGTCAAATCGTTGTTGAACGGAGATGAGAGAACACTCCCCTGCGAAAAAACGTTTGCTTGTTCAGTTTGCGGTAAGACGTTCAACAGAAAGACAACTTTAACAACGCACGCAAGAacgcacacgggagaaaaacctttcgcctgctcagtttgtgggaaaacattttctgacaAGACAAATTTAACGACGCACACGAGAAcgcacaccggggagaaacgtttTGCCTGCTCGGTTTGCGGTCAAAGGTTCTCCTCAAAGACTAATTTAACGGTACACacgagaacacacactggagaaaaaccttttgcctgttTAGTTTGCGCTCAAcgattcactcagaagggagATTTGAAAATACACCACAGGACGCAtacaggagaaaaaccttttgcctgctccgTGTGTTCAAAAAGCttttctaaaaagacaaatttaaCGACGCACACCATGAtacacactggggagaaaccgTTCAGCTGCACCGTGTGTAATAAAAGTTTCCATATCAAGTATGAGCTGAAGAGACACAAGTGTGGTGGTGACAAAAGAAGCTCTCAATGA
- the LOC133497599 gene encoding zinc finger protein OZF-like → MCSKSTKAEECEEDVCGAKEKREQQQRQLWEAVCRKPQHRADTGEARTEPESVGIKEEDALKLHHIKDEEREDEITEFPSSGISVKREEDDKDSDGGLCEGSQSERLLAPLSDSDGITLHSSDYDDEDDDDDYDDEYSTGDRTCDADDKCVRCSHCDKTFYNKSSLKAHTRSHTGEKPFTCLVCGKRFSLKTNLTQHAKTHTGEKPFVCSVCGKTFSRKENLNIHTITHTGEKPFACSLCGKKFSLKRDLTMHTRTHTGEKPFACTVCAKRFSLNNTLTRHMKTHTGEKPFACLLCSKSFSLKRMLTMHTRTHTGEKPFSCSVCARRFIEQGHLTMHKRTHTGEKPFTCSVCGQRFSMKTNLTRHTRIHDGEKPFICLVCGKQFTQNGDLTIHTRTHTGEKPFACLVCDKRFPSNSHLTKHTRTHTGEKPFACTVCGKRFTQSSRLTRHTKTHVGE, encoded by the exons ATGTGTAGTAAAAGCACGAAAGCTGAAGAGTGCGAGGAGGACGTTTGCGGGGCAAAAGAGAAGCGCGAGCAACAACAACGTCAACTATGGGAGGCTGTTTGCAGGAAGCCTCAACACAGAGCAG ACACTGGTGAAGCTCGTACTGAGCCAGAGTCCGTCGGCATCAAAGAAGAAGACGCGCTCAAGTTGCATCACATTAAAGATGAAGAGCGAGAGGATGAAATTACGGAGTTTCCATCAAGTGGCATCAGTGTCAAGCGTGAGGAAGACGACAAAGACAGTGATGGCGGCCTATGTGAAGGATCCCAGTCAGAGCGTCTCTTAGCTCCGCTGTCGGATAGCGACGGCATAACACTGCACTCTTCAGActatgatgatgaggatgacgaCGATGACTATGATGATGAATACTCTACAGGTGATCGGACATGCGACGCTGATGACAAATGTGTCAGGTGTTCTCACTGTGACAAAACTTTTTATAACAAGTCATCGCTGAAAGCACATACGAGATCACATaccggagaaaaacctttcacCTGCTTAGTTTGCGGCAAAAGATTCTCTTTAAAGACGAATTTAACACAGCACGCGAAAACacacaccggggagaaacctttCGTCTGCTCGGTCTGCGGTAAAACATTCTCACGCAAGGAAAATTTGAACATACACACAATaacgcacactggagaaaaaccttttgcctgctctcTGTGTGGTAAAAAATTCTCTTTAAAAAGAGATTTGACaatgcacacaagaacacacacgggagaaaaacctttcgcATGCACAGTTTGTGCTAAAAGATTCTCTTTGAATAACACTTTAACCAGACATATGAAAACACACaccggagaaaaaccttttgcctgcttacTTTGTAGTAAAAGTTTCTCTTTAAAAAGAATGTTAACaatgcacacaagaacacacacaggagaaaaacctttttcctgctcagtttgcgcgAGACGATTCATAGAGCAAGGACATTTAACGATGCACAAACGAACACACACCGGAGAGAAGCCTTTTACttgctcagtttgcggtcaaagattctcCATGAAGACAAATTTAACAAGGCACACAAGAATACATGacggagagaaaccttttatttgcttagtttgtggtaaaCAATTCACTCAGAACGGAGATTTGACAATACAtacaagaacgcacactggagaaaaaccctttgCCTGCTTAGTTTGCGATAAAAGATTCCCTTCCAATTCACATTTAACAAAACACACACGAACgcacaccggagagaaaccttttgcttgcACAGTTTGCGggaaaagattcactcagagcTCACGTTTAACAAGGCACACGAAAACACACGTTGGAGAGTAA
- the LOC133497641 gene encoding zinc finger protein 287-like isoform X1 has translation MWPKCMKEEEEDPEELCQMKEEPRDVSHGAVDVSEGGLPEQQEPQWHNIKEEGEEPDLPRIKEEEQEFPLTDVVMKGEDDNDEEEEGDGDSSGGSQADGLFAPLSHDDDITSRSSDDDEQDFKGDGTCPPEKEYSHGGKTFYGKSLLKGDERRRLAREKAFACSVCGKTFNRKTTLTTHARTHTGEKPFACSVCGKTFSDKTNFTTHARLHTGEKPFACSLCGQRFASKANLTGHTKTHTGEKLFACLVCGQRFSLKKNLTRHTRTHTGERPFACSVCGKGFSRNTHLTRHTRTHAGKTGLPAQFVIKNTQEGEF, from the exons ATGTGGCCAAAATgtatgaaagaagaagaagaggacccGGAGGAACTTTGTCAGATGAAAGAGGAGCCCCGAGACGTGTCACACGGAGCAG TAGACGTTAGTGAGGGAGGTCTTCCTGAGCAGCAGGAGCCACAGTGGCACAACATTaaagaggagggggaggagccaGACCTTCCTCGCATTAAAGAAGAAGAGCAGGAGTTTCCATTAACTGATGTTGTTATGAAAGGTGAAGATGATaacgatgaagaagaagaaggtgatgGCGACTCCAGTGGTGGATCACAAGCAGACGGCCTCTTTGCTCCGCTATCACACGACGATGACATAACGTCACGCTCCTCTGACGACGATGAACAAGACTTTAAAGGTGACGGAACATGTCCCCCTGAGAAAGAATATTCTCATGGTGGCAAAACTTTTTACGGCAAATCGTTGTTGAAAGGAGATGAGAGAAGAAGACTCGCTCGCGAAAAAGCGTTTGCTTGTTCAGTTTGCGGTAAAACATTCAACAGAAAGACGACTTTAACGACGCACGCAAgaacacacacgggagaaaaacctttcgcctgctcagtttgtgggaaaacattttctgacaAGACAAATTTCACGACGCACGCGAGACTgcacaccggggagaaacctttCGCCTGCTCGCTTTGCGGCCAAAGATTCGCTTCAAAGGCCAATTTAACAGGACACACtaaaacacacactggtgaaaaacttTTTGCCTGTctagtttgtggccaaagattctctttaaaaaagaatttaacaagacacacaagaacgcacacggGAGAGagaccttttgcctgctcagtttgcggcaaAGGATTCTCAAGAAATACACATTTAACAAGACATACAAGGACACATGCTGGAAAAACAGgtttgcctgctcagtttgtgatcAAAAATACTCAAGAAGGGGAATTTTAA
- the LOC133497550 gene encoding uncharacterized protein LOC133497550 isoform X1, with protein MCAQSMKDDEYDGHIYRTETNDRLFVDAISHLHPRDVLRAEDFHPEWREPEWSHVKEEEPDLPPIENEEELKSPHIKEEEEEDLIEFPLTVIVKSEETDECDEDHCGGSPAHGLLAPLSDSDNLTSHSSDYGDDEQQHSKGSTSDERRKSSKKRKATPTLQGRKNTKKRRAGERSRQDSAALPRDVRAGVASEKTPFSFPAEEETGTRTALKSSKKRKAPPTSQKRKNTKEKHAWGRSRPGAAAPLRNVRAGVASEKNPFGFPAEEETGTQTGSKSSKKRKAPSTLQRRKNAKEKRARGRSRPGAAAPLRNVRAGVASEKNPFGFPAEEETGTQTGSKSSKKGKAPSTLQRRKRARGRSRPGAAAWRGNLRAVVVTFPAEEETGTQTVITSRSLDSLITECHQLQSENIELKAAQREYLFDIESLKGSDENVRQCTGISSYAVFMEVFKVTEPFLKDRSLSKSQQFMMTLLRLRFNLSYVVLSFIYGLHASILSKIFLEVINVLDCKLVPALVFWPDKDQVHLSMPTCFKLANYSKCISIIDCFEVFLEIPDDLKARVQTYSNSKSNNTVKYLISITPQGFISFVSKGWGGRTPDKYVTEHSGLLNFLLPGDVFLADGTFDIKDALALPGATLGSRASGKGKKTQLELDPLEVEKNGHIANVRKHVQRVIGMLRRKYSILESTVPVAYMKKYGCYTTLDRIVRVASALCNISTPVGPSD; from the exons ATGTGTGCACAAAGTATGAAAGACGATGAGTACGACGGGCACATTTATCGGACAGAAACGAACGACCGTCTGTTTGTGGATGCCATTTCCCATTTGCATCCTCGAGATGTGTTACGAG CGGAAGATTTTCATCCCGAGTGGCGGGAACCGGAGTGGTCCCACGTCAAAGAGGAGGAGCCAGATCTTCCTCCTATCGAAAATGAAGAAGAACTCAAGTCTcctcacatcaaagaggaagaggaggaagacctCATCGAGTTTCCGTTGACTGTCATTGTCAAGAGCGAAGAAACTGATGAATGCGATGAAGACCACTGTGGAGGATCACCGGCGCACGGACTCTTGGCTCCACTTTCAGATAGTGACAACCTAACATCACACTCTTCGGACTACGGTGATGATGAACAGCAACATTCGAAAG GCTCGACGAGTGACGAACGCAGAAAAAgttccaagaaaagaaaagctacGCCGACTCTCCAGGGGAGGAAGAACACGAAGAAGAGGCGTGCAGGTGAGAGATCGAGGCAAGATTCAGCCGCTTTGCCTCGAGATGTGCGCGCCGGCGTTGCCTCCGAGAAGACTCCGTTCAGTTTTCCCGCTGAGGAAGAAACGGGAACACggactgctttgaaaagttCTAAGAAAAGAAAAGCTCCACCAACTTCCCAGAAGAGGAAGAATACGAAGGAGAAACACGCGTGGGGGAGATCGAGGCCAGGCGCGGCCGCTCCGCTTCGAAACGTGCGTGCCGGCGTTGCCTCCGAGAAGAATCCATTCGGCTTTCCCGCCGAGGAAGAAACGGGAACACAGACCGGTTCCAAAAGttcgaagaaaagaaaagctccATCAACTCTCCAGAGGAGGAAGAATGCGAAGGAGAAGCGCGCGAGGGGGAGATCGAGGCCAGGTGCGGCCGCCCCGCTCCGAAACGTGCGTGCCGGCGTTGCCTCCGAGAAGAATCCATTCGGTTTTCCCGCCGAGGAAGAAACGGGAACACAGACCGGTTCCAAAAGTTCGAAGAAAGGAAAAGCTCCATCAACTCTGCAGAGGAGGAAGCGCGCCAGGGGGAGATCGAGGCCAGGTGCGGCCGCTTGGCGTGGAAATCTGCGGGCCGTTGTCGTCACTTTTCCCGCCGAGGAGGAAACGGGAACGCAGACGGTTATTACCTCGCGGTCTCTTGACTCTTTGATCACAGAATGTCATCAACTCCAGTCCGAGAACATTGAACTGAAAGCCGCTCAACGCGAGTACTTATTTGACATCGAGTCTTTGAAAGGTAGCGACGAAAATGTCCGACAATGTACGGGAATCTCTTCGTACGCGGTCTTCatggaggtcttcaaagtaacGGAACCGTTCCTCAAAGACCGAAGTTTATCCAAGTCTCAACAATTCATGATGACGCTATTGAGGCTGCGGTTTAACTTGAGCTACGTCGTTCTGAGCTTCATCTACGGGCTGCACGCGTCGATTCTCTCCAAAATTTTCCTGGAAGTCATAAACGTGCTGGACTGCAAGTTAGTTCCCGCGCTCGTTTTCTGGCCCGACAAGGATCAGGTTCATTTATCGATGCCGACGTGTTTTAAGCTGGCCAACTACTCCAAGTGTATTTCAATCATCGATTGTTTCGAGGTGTTCCTTGAAATACCCGACGACCTGAAAGCCAGAGTCCAGACCTACTCCAATTCCAAATCTAACAATACGGTGAAATATTTGATCAGCATCACCCCGCAAGGGTTCATCTCTTTCGTGAGTAAGGGCTGGGGTGGGAGAACACCGGACAAATATGTAACGGAGCATAGCGGGCTTCTTAATTTCCTCCTCCCCGGAGACGTCTTCCTTGCGGACGGGACCTTCGACATCAAGGACGCGTTGGCGCTCCCCGGCGCCACGCTTGGTAGTCGGGCGTCCGGGAAAGGCAAAAAAACCCAGCTCGAGCTCGACCcgttggaagtggaaaaaaatgggcacATTGCCAACGTGCGGAAACACGTCCAGCGTGTCATCGGGATGCTGAGACGGAAATATTCCATTTTGGAATCCACCGTACCCGTGGCgtatatgaaaaaatatggaTGTTACACAACACTGGATCGGATCGTGAGAGTCGCGAGTGCTCTTTGTAATATTTCCACACCCGTTGGACCGTCAGATTGA
- the LOC133497550 gene encoding zinc finger protein OZF-like isoform X2: MCAQSMKDDEYDGHIYRTETNDRLFVDAISHLHPRDVLRAEDFHPEWREPEWSHVKEEEPDLPPIENEEELKSPHIKEEEEEDLIEFPLTVIVKSEETDECDEDHCGGSPAHGLLAPLSDSDNLTSHSSDYGDDEQQHSKGDLTCPTDKKRIHCSHCDKTFHNKSSLKKHTRTHTGEKPFACLVCGKSFSKKSNLTTHTRTHTGEKPFTCSVCGKRFSRKATLTKHTVTHSGEKSFPCAVCGKRFTQNVDLMIHTRTHTGEKPFDCSVCGKRFSCKANLTAHTRTHTGEKPFSCLVCGKRFTKKKNVTKHTRAHAGEKPFACVACNKTFTQRSDLIIHTRKHTGEKPFVCLVCGKRFGFKSSLTTHTRTHTGEKPFACSDCGQRFSAKKHLTRHTKAHSGEKPFDCSVCGQRFSRKERLILHTRTHTGEKPFACIICGQRFTQKKHLTRHTRTHTGEKPFSCDVCGKRFNEKCQVKRHKCAGETSEQCSAK, from the exons ATGTGTGCACAAAGTATGAAAGACGATGAGTACGACGGGCACATTTATCGGACAGAAACGAACGACCGTCTGTTTGTGGATGCCATTTCCCATTTGCATCCTCGAGATGTGTTACGAG CGGAAGATTTTCATCCCGAGTGGCGGGAACCGGAGTGGTCCCACGTCAAAGAGGAGGAGCCAGATCTTCCTCCTATCGAAAATGAAGAAGAACTCAAGTCTcctcacatcaaagaggaagaggaggaagacctCATCGAGTTTCCGTTGACTGTCATTGTCAAGAGCGAAGAAACTGATGAATGCGATGAAGACCACTGTGGAGGATCACCGGCGCACGGACTCTTGGCTCCACTTTCAGATAGTGACAACCTAACATCACACTCTTCGGACTACGGTGATGATGAACAGCAACATTCGAAAGGTGATTTGACGTGCCCCACCGACAAGAAACGCATCCATTGTTCTCACTGCGACAAAACCTTTCACAACAAGTCGtcgttaaaaaaacacacaagaacacacacgggagagaaaccttttgcttgcttagtttgtggcaaaagtttCTCCAAAAAGAGCAATTTAACGACGCACACGAGAACGCACACGGGGGAAAAGCCGTTtacctgctcagtttgtggcaaGAGATTCTCAAGAAAGGCAACTTTGACGAAACACACAGTAACACACAGTGGAGAAAAATCTTTTCCCTGcgcagtttgtggtaaaagattcactcagaatgTCGATTTGATgatacacacaagaacgcataccggagaaaaaccttttgactgctcagtttgtggcaaaagattCTCTTGCAAGGCAAATTTAACAGCCCACACGAGAACGCACACAGGAGAGAAACCCTTTTcttgcttagtttgtggtaaaagattcaccaaaaagaaaaatgtaacaaaacacaCGAGGGCACACGCTggggaaaaaccttttgcctgtgTAGCTTGCAATAAAACATTCACCCAGAGATCAGATTTAATAATCCACACTAGGAAACACaccggagaaaaaccttttgtctGCTTAGTTTGCGGTAAACGATTTGGTTTCAAGTCAAGTTTAACCACGCACACGAGAACGCACACCggcgagaaaccttttgcctgctcggATTGCGGCCAAAGATTTTCCGCAAAGAAACATTTAACAAGACACACAAAAGCACACAGCGGTGAGAAGCCGTTCGACTGTTCAGTTTGCGGCCAGAGATTCTCCCGTAAGGAACGTTTAATATTGCACACGCGAACGCATACCGGCGAAAAGCCTTTTGCCTGCATAATTTGTGGCCAGAGATTCActcaaaagaaacatttgacaaGACACACGAGAACACACACCGGTGAGAAACCGTTCAGTTGCGATGTGTGCGGAAAGAGATTCAACGAGAAGTGTCAGGTGAAAAGACACAAGTGTGCGGGTGAGACGAGCGAGCAGTGCTCCGCTAAATAA
- the LOC133497641 gene encoding uncharacterized protein LOC133497641 isoform X3: protein MCKVEAIRALLNARLSAAVEEICLVLRRTVAEYEEELCLAKKENERQRQQLDAVCRLRGEPRTAGKSRDLHVEQGEEGPQPAHVKQEEREDEISTLQLAGAILKREDDDGDRRRGFQSEGRSAPPSDTDAATSRSAHNDDGS, encoded by the exons ATGTGCAAAGTAGAAGCGATCCGAGCGCTGCTGAAcgcgcggctgagtgcggccgTCGAAGAAATCTGCCTTGTGCTGCGAAGAACCGTCGCAGAGTACGAGGAGGAACTTTGTCTCGCGAAAAAGGAGAACGAGAGACAACGTCAGCAATTGGACGCCGTTTGCAGGCTGCGGGGAGAACCGCGAACAGCAG GCAAAAGTCGAGATCTTCACGTTGAGCAAGGCGAGGAAGGACCGCAGCCTGCGCACGTTAAACAAGAAGAGCGGGAGGATGAAATCAGCACGTTGCAGTTGGCTGGTGCGATTCTGAAGCGCGAAGACGATGACGGGGACCGCCGCCGAGGATTCCAATCGGAGGGCCGATCGGCTCCGCCGTCGGACACCGACGCCGCGACGTCACGCTCCGCCCACAATGACGACG gaagttga
- the LOC133497641 gene encoding oocyte zinc finger protein XlCOF19-like isoform X2 produces the protein MCKVEAIRALLNARLSAAVEEICLVLRRTVAEYEEELCLAKKENERQRQQLDAVCRLRGEPRTAGKSRDLHVEQGEEGPQPAHVKQEEREDEISTLQLAGAILKREDDDGDRRRGFQSEGRSAPPSDTDAATSRSAHNDDGERPPRDLSNRTDKKRVKCSRCDKTFDRKSLLIRHTRTHTGEKPFACSLCGKRFSMTGNLTMHTKTHTGEKPFACSVCGKGFIRRRSLTTHARTHTGEKPFRCGACNKSFNDQSWVKRHKCAGGKSSGQ, from the exons ATGTGCAAAGTAGAAGCGATCCGAGCGCTGCTGAAcgcgcggctgagtgcggccgTCGAAGAAATCTGCCTTGTGCTGCGAAGAACCGTCGCAGAGTACGAGGAGGAACTTTGTCTCGCGAAAAAGGAGAACGAGAGACAACGTCAGCAATTGGACGCCGTTTGCAGGCTGCGGGGAGAACCGCGAACAGCAG GCAAAAGTCGAGATCTTCACGTTGAGCAAGGCGAGGAAGGACCGCAGCCTGCGCACGTTAAACAAGAAGAGCGGGAGGATGAAATCAGCACGTTGCAGTTGGCTGGTGCGATTCTGAAGCGCGAAGACGATGACGGGGACCGCCGCCGAGGATTCCAATCGGAGGGCCGATCGGCTCCGCCGTCGGACACCGACGCCGCGACGTCACGCTCCGCCCACAATGACGACGGTGAGCGCCCACCGAGGGATTTGTCCAATCGGACCGACAAAAAACGAGTGAAATGTTCCCGGTGTGACAAAACATTTGACCGCAAGTCATTGTTGATAAGACACACACGAacgcacacgggagaaaaacccttcGCTTGCTCGCTTTGCGGCAAAAGGTTCTCCATGACGGGTAATTTAACGATGCACACAAAAACGCACACGGGGGAAAAACCTTTCGCCTGCTCCGTTTGCGGGAAAGGATTCATCCGAAGGCGCTCTTTGACCACGCACGCGCGAACGCACACCGGCGAGAAACCGTTCCGCTGCGGTGCGTGCAATAAAAGCTTCAACGATCAGAGTTGGGTTAAAAGGCACAAGTGCGCCGGTGGCAAGAGCAGCGGGCAATGA
- the LOC133497483 gene encoding gastrula zinc finger protein XlCGF17.1-like, translating into MQSLSKTEKEFVSGAVVSRLNTKEGNETKIKVKEEESDEELCATKDEKKRQRQQLNRTDVSEEDLRPEKREPETPLIKDEEQEDDISKFPLTGVTLKSEEEDGAQAHDLSAPLSDSDDVTSHSSNGGERDDDEQQQHSKGDETFPTDNRCVKCPHCGKTFDNKLLLDAHTRTHTGDKTFCCSVCGKRFIQKGDLTRHARTHTGEKPFACLVCGKRFSSTKYLKLHTRTHTGEKPYTCSVCGKRFSTNTHLTRHAKTHTGDKPFACSTCGRRFTQKVDLTRHTRTHTGEKPFPCSVCGKRFTMKKNLTIHTRIHTGEKPFACSICGKIFTQKPNLKTHTRTHAGEKPYSCGCCDKSFFQKHHLERHKCAGGKSAGKYAE; encoded by the exons ATGCAGAGTCTGTCAAAAACAgagaaggaatttgtctccgg AGCAGTAGTGAGCAGACTGAACACAAAGGAAGGAAACGAAACAAAAATCAAG gtgaaagaagaagaatccgATGAGGAGCTTTGTGCGACGAAAGATGAGAAGAAGCGACAACGCCAACAACTGAACAGAACGG ACGTCAGTGAAGAAGATCTTCGTCCCGAGAAGCGGGAGCCAGAGACGCCGCTCATCAAAGACGAAGAGCAGGAAGATGACATTAGCAAGTTTCCACTGACTGGCGTCACTTTGAAAAGTGAAGAAGAAGACGGAGCCCAAGCGCACGACCTCTCGGCTCCGCTCTCCGATAGCGacgacgtgacgtcacactctTCCAATGGTGGCGAGCGCGATGatgatgaacaacaacaacactccaAAGGTGATGAGACATTTCCCACCGACAACAGATGTGTCAAATGTCCTCACTGTGGCAAAACGTTTGACAACAAGTTGCTGTTGGACGCgcacacaaggacacacactggAGACAAAACTTTTtgctgctcagtttgtgggaaAAGGTTCATTCAGAAGGGAGACTTGACAAGACACGCGAGGACACACACGggtgaaaaaccttttgcctgcttagTTTGCGGTAAAAGATTCTCTTCCACCAAATACTTAAAATTGCACACGAGAACGCACACGGGAGAAAAGCCTTAcacctgctcagtttgcggcaaAAGATTCTCAACAAATACGCATTTAACACGACACGCCAAGACACACACTGGAGATAAACCCTTTGCCTGCTCCACATGTGGGAGAAGATTCACCCAGAAAGTCGACTTAACAAGACACACGAGAACGCACACCGGTGAGAAACCCTTTCCCTGCTCTGTTTGCGGGAAAAGATTCACAATGAAGAAAAATCTAACAATACACACCAGAATACACACgggggagaaaccttttgcctgctcaattTGCGGGAAGATCTTTACTCAAAAGCCAAATTTAAAGACGCACACGAGAACGCACGCCGGAGAGAAACCCTACAGCTGCGGATGCTGCGATAAAAGCTTTTTCCAGAAGCACCACCTTGAACGGCACAAGTGCGCCGGCGGGAAGAGCGCCGGTAAATATGCGGAATAA